One Roseimaritima multifibrata DNA window includes the following coding sequences:
- a CDS encoding sigma-70 family RNA polymerase sigma factor, whose translation MSDSLRDPDGLAKYEPYLRMLARIKMRKAYQAKIGESDIVQQTLFQAIKSVEDFRGESEPELRGWLRQILARNIVHLDRDLHRDKRDIRRERSIEERLQQSSMRLEGWLAGDGPTPSQNVAVGENVIRMAEALERLPDGQREAVQLHYLEGMKLAEIGSVLDKSSGAVAGLLHRGMKSLRSELAAQSRIS comes from the coding sequence ATGAGCGACTCCCTCCGTGACCCCGATGGCCTAGCAAAGTACGAGCCCTACTTAAGAATGCTGGCTCGAATCAAGATGCGCAAGGCTTACCAGGCCAAGATCGGGGAATCCGATATCGTTCAACAAACCCTCTTCCAGGCGATCAAATCCGTAGAAGACTTCCGCGGCGAAAGCGAACCGGAGCTGCGGGGGTGGCTTCGCCAAATCCTGGCCCGCAACATTGTCCATCTGGACCGGGACCTCCATCGCGACAAGCGAGACATCCGCCGGGAGAGGTCGATCGAAGAGCGTTTGCAGCAGTCGTCGATGCGGCTGGAAGGCTGGTTAGCAGGCGATGGGCCGACGCCAAGCCAAAATGTGGCGGTCGGTGAAAATGTGATTCGAATGGCTGAAGCCTTGGAGCGACTGCCCGACGGACAGCGTGAAGCCGTTCAACTGCATTACCTGGAAGGAATGAAACTGGCCGAAATCGGCAGCGTTCTAGATAAAAGCAGTGGTGCCGTTGCTGGTTTACTGCACCGTGGAATGAAATCCCTCCGCAGCGAACTGGCCGCACAATCTCGTATTTCCTAG
- a CDS encoding PSD1 and planctomycete cytochrome C domain-containing protein, with protein sequence MSKLFVGLVWICLLAHSGVLLAPLNAAEPAVNFGEQIRPLLMRNCFTCHGPDEGTREADLRLDQLADDDSALADTFIQPGDAEGSELYRRLLDDQGSRMPPIDSGLVLSPEEIELIGRWIDQGASREGHWSFQTVAAEPNASLSESQSDMTASTIDSHVRQKLNRQGLTPSPPADAATLIRRVHLDLTGLPPTTDQVREFVADQRPDAYQRMVDQALASPHFGERWGRHWLDLARYADSGGYLGDKFRPGAYHHRDWVIDAVNQDMPFDQFTIEQIAGDLIEDATPWQKVATGFHRHAMKNEEAGADMELNRVTHVVDQVSTVGSVWLGLTVGCAQCHSHKFEPISHHEFYGLYAFFNNAKDLDLKMPAEDADDAAPALPIIVAEKSPRQTFVHLRGDHNQRGDEVEPGVPAFLHPMHPRGDKPDRLDLARWIVDPANPLTPRVAVNRYWKHLFGRGLVDTVDNLGISGAAPSHPELLDALAAQFVRDGWSRKTMIRRILMSSTYRQQSVTSRADALADPQNVWLARQSRFRLDAEVVRDMALTQAGLLDATIGGPSIRPPLSASSNAFARNTGWKLSKGGDQVRRGMYVVLRRATLYPMLLMFDAPDTTASCAVRDRSNTPLQALTLLNDPVFVRCAKSLGILLCNIEQDNWPAVAFERVLGRQPSDDEAARLERLQHNIREQLQDAPADELARWSEPAAEGVEPIEQATRSLVARCLLNLDETITRE encoded by the coding sequence ATGTCGAAGTTGTTCGTCGGACTCGTTTGGATTTGCCTACTGGCGCACTCCGGCGTGCTTTTAGCACCGTTGAATGCGGCCGAGCCAGCGGTCAATTTTGGCGAGCAGATTCGCCCGCTCTTGATGCGCAACTGCTTTACCTGCCATGGGCCGGACGAGGGGACACGGGAAGCGGATTTACGTTTGGATCAGCTTGCCGATGACGATTCGGCATTGGCCGACACCTTTATTCAGCCGGGCGATGCGGAAGGGAGTGAACTGTATCGCAGGTTGCTTGACGATCAAGGGTCTCGCATGCCGCCGATCGATAGCGGTTTGGTTCTGTCGCCCGAAGAGATCGAATTGATTGGCAGGTGGATCGATCAGGGCGCATCGCGGGAAGGTCATTGGTCGTTCCAAACCGTCGCCGCCGAACCAAACGCATCGCTGAGCGAATCACAGAGCGACATGACGGCGTCAACGATCGATTCGCATGTCCGTCAGAAACTGAACCGTCAAGGTTTGACGCCCTCTCCGCCGGCCGATGCGGCAACCTTGATTCGGCGGGTTCACTTGGACTTGACCGGATTGCCCCCGACGACGGATCAGGTACGAGAATTTGTAGCCGATCAACGACCTGACGCTTACCAGCGGATGGTGGATCAGGCTTTAGCGTCGCCCCACTTTGGCGAACGTTGGGGCCGACACTGGTTGGACCTCGCTCGGTATGCCGACAGCGGTGGGTATCTGGGCGACAAATTTCGGCCAGGGGCATATCATCATCGCGACTGGGTAATCGATGCGGTCAATCAAGACATGCCGTTTGACCAATTCACCATCGAACAAATCGCGGGCGATTTAATTGAGGATGCAACGCCTTGGCAGAAGGTAGCGACGGGGTTTCATCGTCACGCGATGAAAAACGAGGAGGCTGGCGCGGACATGGAATTGAACCGGGTGACCCATGTGGTCGACCAAGTTAGCACGGTGGGATCGGTCTGGTTGGGGCTGACCGTCGGTTGTGCCCAGTGCCATTCTCATAAGTTCGAACCGATCAGTCACCATGAATTTTATGGACTCTATGCTTTTTTCAACAATGCCAAAGACCTCGATCTGAAGATGCCTGCGGAGGACGCAGATGATGCGGCACCCGCGTTGCCGATCATCGTCGCAGAGAAGTCGCCACGCCAAACGTTTGTTCATCTGCGGGGTGATCACAACCAACGCGGCGACGAGGTCGAACCCGGGGTGCCCGCTTTTTTGCATCCGATGCATCCACGTGGCGACAAACCCGATCGGCTCGATTTAGCACGCTGGATAGTCGATCCGGCCAATCCGTTGACACCCCGAGTCGCCGTCAATCGGTATTGGAAACATCTCTTTGGCCGCGGCTTGGTCGACACGGTCGATAACCTGGGCATCTCCGGTGCCGCACCGTCTCACCCCGAACTGCTCGATGCCCTTGCGGCCCAGTTTGTCCGCGACGGATGGAGTCGCAAAACGATGATTCGGAGGATTTTGATGTCGTCCACCTATCGCCAACAGTCAGTGACCAGCCGAGCCGATGCGTTGGCGGATCCGCAGAACGTGTGGTTGGCCCGTCAGTCTCGTTTCCGACTGGATGCCGAAGTGGTCCGCGACATGGCGTTGACCCAAGCAGGGCTACTGGATGCAACGATTGGGGGCCCGAGTATTCGTCCTCCGCTGTCGGCCAGCTCAAACGCGTTTGCGCGAAATACGGGTTGGAAATTGAGTAAGGGAGGGGATCAAGTTCGTCGCGGCATGTATGTGGTGCTTCGGCGAGCGACGCTCTACCCCATGTTACTGATGTTCGATGCTCCCGACACGACAGCCAGTTGTGCGGTGAGAGATCGTTCCAACACACCGCTACAAGCGTTGACGTTGCTGAACGATCCGGTCTTCGTCCGCTGTGCCAAATCGCTCGGTATACTGCTGTGTAACATCGAGCAAGACAATTGGCCCGCGGTGGCATTTGAGCGTGTGCTGGGGCGCCAACCAAGCGACGACGAAGCGGCGCGACTGGAACGTCTGCAACACAATATACGTGAGCAATTGCAAGACGCCCCTGCCGATGAACTGGCACGTTGGAGCGAGCCCGCCGCAGAGGGTGTTGAACCGATCGAGCAGGCAACGCGGAGCCTGGTCGCACGGTGCCTGTTGAACCTTGATGAAACGATCACCCGAGAGTAA
- the ruvB gene encoding Holliday junction branch migration DNA helicase RuvB, translated as MARETIYQSDPDEERDNDGTHEGGLADAPPKPAEDNKLRPKKIAEMVGQQDVIERLRIAIDAARRRGEPLGHILFDGPPGLGKTTFATVIPNEMETVVQFANGAGLKAPKDLIPYLTNVSEGSVLFIDEIHRLPSSVEEYLYTAMEDFRIDIVLGEGVSARTLNLDLRPFTMIGATTRAGMLSGPLRDRFQIREHLGFYSVVDLCEIVCRNAKKLNIGISVDAATEVAQRSRGVPRIANNRLLWIRDYAQSKANGTIDLQVAQRAMDMIAVDSLGLDKQDRAYLQTLVRVFAGGPAGLEAIAHTMNCSSDTLEDEVEPFLLRYELIVRTRRGRMATPKAYEHLKTAS; from the coding sequence ATGGCTCGCGAAACGATATATCAATCCGATCCTGACGAAGAACGGGACAATGACGGCACCCATGAGGGGGGCCTGGCCGACGCTCCGCCGAAACCGGCGGAAGATAACAAACTGCGACCCAAGAAGATCGCTGAAATGGTCGGGCAGCAAGATGTTATTGAGCGTCTTCGTATCGCCATCGATGCGGCACGCCGTCGTGGAGAGCCTCTTGGGCATATCCTGTTCGATGGGCCGCCAGGACTGGGGAAGACGACGTTTGCGACGGTGATTCCCAACGAAATGGAGACGGTTGTTCAGTTCGCCAACGGTGCTGGTTTAAAAGCGCCAAAGGACCTGATTCCTTACCTGACCAACGTCTCGGAGGGGTCCGTTTTATTCATCGACGAAATTCACCGACTGCCAAGCAGCGTTGAAGAGTACCTGTACACGGCGATGGAAGATTTTCGAATCGACATCGTTCTGGGCGAAGGGGTTAGTGCTCGGACGCTGAACCTGGATCTGCGTCCCTTCACCATGATTGGGGCAACGACGCGTGCGGGGATGCTAAGCGGCCCGCTGAGAGACCGTTTCCAGATTCGCGAACATCTGGGGTTCTACTCGGTGGTGGACCTTTGCGAGATCGTCTGCCGGAATGCAAAAAAATTGAACATCGGGATCTCCGTCGACGCGGCGACCGAAGTTGCCCAGCGAAGCCGAGGGGTTCCACGTATCGCGAACAACCGCCTGCTCTGGATTCGCGATTACGCGCAAAGCAAAGCGAACGGGACGATCGATCTACAGGTCGCCCAGCGAGCGATGGATATGATCGCTGTGGACAGCCTGGGGCTGGATAAGCAGGACCGAGCCTATTTGCAAACGCTTGTCCGAGTCTTCGCCGGAGGGCCTGCTGGACTGGAAGCGATCGCCCATACGATGAACTGCAGCAGCGATACGCTGGAGGACGAAGTCGAACCGTTTTTGCTCCGCTACGAATTGATCGTAAGAACTCGGCGCGGTCGAATGGCAACCCCGAAAGCCTACGAACATCTAAAAACCGCGTCCTAG
- a CDS encoding DUF1501 domain-containing protein codes for MDNLNQPAMSSLSARRRFLTHGMGGAGAFALSQLIGREGGASPQGAAAFPAKAKACIYIYLEGGPSQMDLFDPKPMLNERDGQPLPDSFTENVQFAFLQKETATVMGSPRRFAPAGQCGMEMSDLLPHLATCADDIALIRSMHTDQFNHVPAQLLMNTGSELAGRPSVGSWLSYGLGSETENLPAFVTLITTGRGIPGGTASWSSGFLPSSHSGVLFGNGEDAILNLKNPRGVSAGIQKESIEAINDFNRMRFERMRDPELDSRIEAYELAFRMQSKAPELIDLSDESAHTLAAYGVNRDEPPIKRNLGGIGKYQEFSRNCLMARRLVERGVRVVNIIHSSWDHHSNLDAQLTHNSGMVDQPIAALLKDLKQRGLLDETLVVWASEFGRTSLGENRNGKKSKVTGRDHHPGAFSMWMAGGGVPGGQVIGATDEFAWKVTDNPVHVHDLHATQLKLFGLDHQQLTYRYLGRDFRLTDVHGRVVNELVG; via the coding sequence ATGGATAATTTAAATCAACCGGCGATGTCGTCTTTATCGGCAAGGCGGCGTTTCCTGACCCACGGCATGGGGGGCGCAGGGGCGTTTGCACTCAGCCAGCTGATTGGCCGCGAAGGTGGGGCATCCCCGCAGGGTGCGGCGGCGTTTCCGGCCAAAGCCAAAGCGTGCATCTATATCTATTTAGAGGGCGGCCCCAGCCAAATGGATCTGTTTGATCCCAAACCGATGCTTAACGAGCGCGACGGTCAACCGTTGCCGGACAGCTTTACCGAAAACGTTCAGTTCGCGTTTTTGCAGAAAGAGACCGCCACGGTAATGGGGTCCCCACGTCGCTTTGCCCCCGCGGGTCAGTGCGGGATGGAAATGTCCGATCTGCTGCCCCACTTAGCGACGTGCGCCGACGATATCGCATTGATTCGATCGATGCATACCGATCAATTCAATCACGTCCCCGCACAGCTGTTAATGAATACCGGTTCGGAGCTGGCTGGTCGGCCCAGCGTTGGATCTTGGTTGTCCTATGGGCTGGGCAGCGAAACGGAAAACCTGCCGGCATTTGTCACTCTGATTACAACCGGCCGCGGTATTCCGGGGGGGACAGCAAGTTGGTCCAGCGGTTTTCTGCCTTCCTCGCATTCGGGCGTCCTGTTTGGCAATGGGGAGGATGCCATTTTGAATCTTAAAAACCCACGAGGCGTTTCGGCGGGCATTCAAAAAGAATCGATCGAAGCGATCAACGATTTCAACCGAATGCGTTTCGAACGGATGCGAGACCCGGAACTCGACAGCCGCATCGAAGCGTATGAGCTAGCGTTTCGGATGCAGAGCAAAGCTCCAGAGCTGATCGACCTCAGTGATGAATCGGCCCATACCTTAGCGGCATACGGTGTCAACCGAGACGAGCCCCCCATCAAAAGGAACCTGGGAGGAATTGGCAAATACCAAGAGTTCTCTCGCAATTGTTTGATGGCCCGCCGATTGGTCGAACGGGGTGTTCGCGTCGTCAATATAATCCACTCCTCGTGGGACCATCATAGCAATCTGGATGCCCAGTTAACCCACAATTCGGGAATGGTCGATCAACCCATCGCGGCTCTGCTTAAAGATCTCAAACAGCGTGGGTTGTTGGACGAGACGCTGGTCGTTTGGGCCAGCGAGTTTGGTCGCACGTCGTTGGGCGAGAACCGCAATGGGAAAAAGAGCAAGGTAACTGGGCGGGATCATCATCCCGGAGCGTTCAGCATGTGGATGGCTGGCGGCGGGGTCCCCGGGGGCCAAGTCATCGGGGCGACCGATGAGTTCGCTTGGAAGGTGACCGACAATCCGGTGCACGTTCACGACCTACACGCCACCCAACTGAAGCTATTCGGTTTGGATCATCAGCAACTGACATATCGTTACCTAGGACGCGACTTTCGCTTGACGGATGTGCATGGGCGGGTGGTCAACGAATTAGTTGGATAA